The following proteins are encoded in a genomic region of Flammeovirga pectinis:
- a CDS encoding LTA synthase family protein, producing the protein MLSFFKINDPLRLIALLFLLILIRLPIWLSGIPLMSEEIHWITLGQKLADGSMMYQDVWDNIAPLSAGVYWFAAKFFGGTQVTFFVIASILTFFQSFLFNTMLNRSEAYKQKTFIPGFLYLVFSNISYDFMTLSPILISLTFLLFGLRNILRMERTDTEQSILNTGIFFGLASLAYLPSFSFLLMGIFALASFRVTSLRRLFLAFVGFTIVWGSYFLYLYYNSNITEFVKLCILTITQLEHNFILSWEQMLILMILPTIIFLLGAFRTFSYNSFINSQQSIQQVMLIWVITASLSIIFSQYTASFQLILFVPSLAFFCTHELLLIRRGIFAESTLWVYCSLLLAIMYTTAFDILPKKIESPYSNAWSKTISFGDEIGKSVLVFGTNYDYYQDKKLATPYLNWRVCQNYFSNVDSYDQLRVIYNEFDQDLPETIIDSNNQGEQILDFLTIIKDKYERIEMNDGTIIFQKIK; encoded by the coding sequence ATGCTTTCATTTTTTAAGATCAACGATCCTTTACGTTTAATCGCACTACTTTTTCTACTTATACTTATTCGACTTCCTATTTGGTTAAGTGGAATACCATTAATGTCAGAAGAAATACATTGGATTACTTTAGGTCAGAAATTAGCGGATGGAAGCATGATGTACCAAGATGTATGGGACAATATTGCTCCCTTATCTGCAGGTGTTTATTGGTTTGCTGCTAAATTTTTTGGTGGCACTCAAGTCACCTTTTTTGTAATTGCTTCGATTTTGACTTTTTTCCAGTCATTTCTATTTAATACCATGTTGAATAGAAGCGAAGCGTATAAACAAAAAACATTTATACCTGGGTTTCTGTATTTGGTATTCTCTAATATCAGTTATGATTTCATGACCCTCTCTCCTATTCTAATAAGTCTGACATTCTTATTGTTTGGACTAAGAAACATTTTAAGAATGGAGAGAACAGATACAGAACAAAGTATACTGAACACTGGTATATTCTTTGGTTTAGCATCATTGGCTTACCTTCCATCTTTCTCTTTCTTATTGATGGGTATTTTTGCCTTAGCAAGTTTTAGAGTCACCTCACTAAGAAGGCTTTTCCTGGCTTTTGTTGGATTTACCATTGTTTGGGGTAGTTATTTTCTTTACCTCTACTACAATAGTAATATAACTGAGTTTGTAAAATTATGTATCTTAACCATTACACAGTTAGAACATAACTTTATATTATCTTGGGAGCAGATGCTTATTTTAATGATATTGCCTACTATAATATTCTTACTTGGTGCATTCAGAACATTCTCATACAATTCCTTCATTAACTCTCAGCAGAGTATCCAACAAGTAATGCTTATTTGGGTAATTACAGCCTCATTAAGTATTATATTTTCACAATATACTGCCTCATTCCAGTTAATTTTATTTGTTCCATCTTTAGCTTTTTTCTGTACACATGAGCTTCTTTTAATTCGGAGAGGTATTTTTGCAGAAAGTACATTATGGGTCTATTGTAGTTTACTTCTTGCAATTATGTATACTACTGCATTTGATATTCTTCCTAAGAAAATTGAATCTCCTTACAGCAATGCATGGAGTAAAACAATTTCTTTCGGAGATGAAATCGGCAAGAGCGTATTGGTATTTGGAACTAATTACGACTATTATCAAGATAAAAAATTAGCAACACCTTATTTAAATTGGAGAGTTTGTCAAAATTATTTTAGTAATGTAGATAGCTATGATCAATTAAGAGTTATCTATAATGAGTTTGATCAAGACTTACCTGAAACTATAATTGACTCTAACAATCAAGGGGAACAAATACTAGATTTCCTAACGATCATTAAAGACAAATATGAGCGTATAGAAATGAATGACGGCACTATAATTTTCCAAAAAATAAAATAA
- a CDS encoding geranylgeranylglycerol-phosphate geranylgeranyltransferase encodes MSTNKLNTEKSFFIGLQDFMRLIRGSNLFIIFVTQWMGRIFLIGDSSNIEEYLRDFNFFLLTLSTLLIAAAGYIINDYYDIKIDAINKPSKLVVGKVMKRRVALFTHTVFNLTGILIGFYLSTEVGIVCFIISFWLWLYSNTLKRRAFIGNLSVAAITSLSVFLLNIYFVENNMEVYQFGIFAFFVSIIREIIKDLEDKEGDAQFGCKTLPIIWGDGKTKQLVYVLFALFILVSVFMILHMRQEYFQYYYLILSIPAFFLIYKVYKAGTSKDYASISKMIKFYMLAGILGMLFI; translated from the coding sequence ATGAGTACAAATAAATTAAATACTGAAAAGTCGTTCTTCATAGGTTTGCAAGATTTTATGCGTTTAATACGTGGGTCGAACTTATTTATCATCTTTGTTACACAATGGATGGGAAGAATATTCTTGATAGGAGATTCTTCTAATATTGAAGAATACCTAAGAGATTTTAATTTTTTCTTATTGACACTTTCTACTTTATTAATTGCAGCAGCGGGGTACATTATTAATGATTACTACGATATAAAAATCGATGCAATTAATAAACCTAGCAAATTAGTAGTTGGTAAGGTAATGAAGAGACGTGTAGCCTTGTTTACGCATACTGTATTTAATTTAACAGGCATATTAATAGGCTTTTACCTTTCTACTGAAGTAGGGATTGTATGTTTTATAATTTCGTTTTGGTTGTGGCTCTATTCAAATACACTAAAAAGACGTGCCTTTATTGGAAATTTGAGTGTAGCTGCTATTACATCTTTATCTGTATTTTTACTTAATATATATTTTGTAGAGAACAATATGGAGGTATATCAATTTGGGATTTTTGCGTTCTTCGTCTCAATTATTAGAGAAATTATTAAAGATTTGGAGGATAAAGAAGGAGATGCTCAGTTTGGTTGTAAAACATTACCTATAATTTGGGGTGATGGTAAAACCAAACAACTAGTATATGTTCTCTTTGCTCTATTTATTCTAGTTTCTGTATTTATGATATTACATATGAGACAAGAGTATTTTCAATATTACTATTTGATCCTATCAATACCTGCTTTCTTTCTTATTTATAAGGTATATAAGGCAGGGACAAGTAAGGATTATGCATCTATAAGTAAAATGATAAAATTTTATATGTTAGCAGGAATATTAGGAATGCTATTTATATAA
- the rbfA gene encoding 30S ribosome-binding factor RbfA, with protein MDSKRQHKFSRLIQKDLGEIFQQNSVSMFGGSFITVTQVEVSPDLGLAKVYLSFLLVKDPESKVAEIEVQSKAIRNILGQRIRHQARVIPQLRFYYDNTSEEAEKIEDLFKDIDIPDDKGDNDDDIYTR; from the coding sequence ATGGATAGTAAAAGACAACATAAATTTTCTCGCTTAATTCAAAAAGATTTAGGTGAAATTTTCCAGCAAAATAGTGTTTCAATGTTCGGTGGATCTTTTATCACTGTAACACAAGTTGAGGTATCACCTGATTTAGGCCTAGCAAAAGTATATTTAAGCTTTCTTTTGGTGAAAGACCCAGAAAGTAAAGTAGCAGAAATTGAAGTGCAAAGTAAGGCTATTCGTAATATACTAGGTCAACGTATTCGTCATCAAGCAAGAGTAATTCCTCAATTACGTTTTTATTATGACAATACTTCTGAAGAAGCTGAAAAAATAGAAGACTTATTTAAAGACATCGATATTCCTGATGATAAAGGAGATAACGATGACGATATTTATACAAGATAA
- a CDS encoding aminotransferase class V-fold PLP-dependent enzyme, translating to MKNYHLTAGPSELYFTVEQHIQQALKENIAVVSHRSAAFQDMFGFTVSQVKEMLGVPADFHVVFTGSATEVWERLAQNCITKKSAHFVNGSFSERFHAFAEAWGMETQKIEKPLGEGFNLNEVDIDKDVDFIAITQNETSTGVQFPVEDIYSLRKEHPNAIIAIDAVSSVPYLNIDFNQIDSLFFSVQKGMGLPAGLGVWIFNEKCVDRAKEIKATGRHLGGYHDIFTLLKNASKNMTPATPNALGLYTLGKVSEDLIRRDMDIVRSETDYKAALLYGAVNAHKDLDYAVKEERVRSKTVIVIDVKEGRSAKDLMTYLSDKGLIVSSGYGANKATQIRIANFPTHSKELYFQLVDLIEAW from the coding sequence ATGAAAAATTATCATCTAACTGCAGGACCAAGTGAACTGTATTTTACTGTTGAACAACATATTCAACAAGCTTTAAAAGAAAATATTGCGGTTGTGTCTCACAGAAGTGCTGCATTTCAAGATATGTTTGGCTTTACAGTAAGTCAAGTGAAAGAAATGTTAGGTGTACCTGCTGATTTTCATGTAGTATTTACAGGTTCAGCAACAGAGGTATGGGAACGTCTTGCTCAAAATTGCATTACTAAAAAAAGTGCTCACTTTGTAAATGGATCATTTTCTGAAAGGTTTCATGCTTTTGCTGAGGCCTGGGGAATGGAAACTCAAAAAATTGAAAAGCCTTTAGGAGAGGGTTTTAATTTAAATGAAGTGGATATTGACAAGGATGTAGACTTTATTGCGATTACTCAGAACGAAACAAGTACGGGTGTTCAATTCCCTGTTGAAGATATCTATTCATTACGTAAAGAACACCCAAATGCTATAATAGCAATTGATGCCGTTTCTTCTGTACCTTATCTAAATATTGATTTTAATCAAATAGATAGTTTATTCTTCTCAGTGCAAAAAGGAATGGGTTTGCCAGCTGGATTAGGAGTATGGATATTTAATGAAAAGTGTGTAGATAGAGCAAAAGAAATTAAAGCTACAGGTAGACATTTAGGTGGTTATCATGATATATTTACACTTCTAAAAAATGCTTCTAAAAATATGACTCCTGCAACTCCAAATGCATTAGGGTTATATACTTTAGGTAAAGTTTCAGAAGATTTAATCCGTAGAGATATGGATATAGTTAGAAGTGAGACGGATTACAAAGCAGCATTACTTTATGGAGCTGTAAATGCACATAAAGATTTAGATTATGCAGTGAAAGAGGAAAGAGTCCGTTCTAAAACAGTAATCGTTATCGATGTGAAAGAAGGTAGATCTGCTAAAGATTTAATGACTTATTTATCTGATAAAGGATTAATTGTTAGTTCTGGATATGGAGCAAATAAAGCGACTCAAATAAGAATAGCAAATTTTCCAACACATTCTAAAGAACTCTATTTTCAATTAGTAGATCTTATAGAAGCTTGGTAG
- a CDS encoding DUF5723 family protein, whose product MNFNSKYILYIAFLWMFIASCLTANAQQETMLYFMKDMPQSSQLNPAHRSVYKTSIILPSAYVNAESTTFYYNSIFSDDEYGSNVDLEKLFENLKDNNVLETSAYLDIFGLYITSDKVSISLFIREKLSALSSINEDVGELFSKGTAHQDNLNKTFNVAPTINLSHYREYGIGFNYNIKDQWTFGLNIKYLSGIMNVQATDATIEITTEDAVNYPLHVKVDGPIQTAGLPNILDKAGNFSTANIGDYLAGGAGNGYAVDVGLTYQFSDKLLFEFAATNIGQIFWTNGRRNYEIGAQDYNSYTIVGASPQQIINQEIDNTQYDSLVALFDYQLTEDGNLDSYTTYLPTYVNLASSYDFGHKFIIGATLGFSYYDSYFNPRVSVSMNKRFADFLGIGLNYTADKSGISRLGAAVSVGFPGIKVYAVSDDIVYNISNWQNSQSLGIRVGVNLNFGYVKKNYINKKETRASQLMDPD is encoded by the coding sequence ATGAATTTTAACTCAAAATATATACTCTATATAGCCTTCTTATGGATGTTTATTGCTTCTTGTCTAACAGCTAATGCTCAACAAGAAACAATGCTCTATTTCATGAAAGATATGCCACAGTCTTCTCAGTTAAATCCAGCACATAGGAGTGTTTATAAAACGTCTATAATATTACCATCTGCCTATGTTAATGCTGAGTCTACTACTTTTTATTATAACAGTATTTTTTCTGATGATGAATATGGAAGTAATGTGGACCTTGAGAAACTATTTGAAAACCTAAAAGACAATAATGTATTAGAAACGAGTGCTTATTTAGATATTTTTGGCTTATACATTACATCTGACAAAGTGAGTATTAGCTTATTTATCAGAGAAAAATTATCAGCTCTCTCTTCAATAAATGAAGATGTTGGAGAATTATTTTCTAAGGGAACTGCTCACCAAGATAATCTTAATAAAACTTTTAATGTTGCTCCAACAATCAACCTCTCTCATTATAGAGAATATGGGATTGGGTTTAATTACAATATTAAAGATCAGTGGACATTTGGATTAAATATCAAATACCTGAGCGGTATAATGAATGTACAAGCAACTGACGCCACTATTGAAATAACTACAGAGGATGCAGTAAACTATCCACTTCATGTAAAAGTAGATGGACCAATTCAAACAGCTGGTTTACCTAATATCTTAGACAAAGCAGGAAATTTTTCAACTGCAAATATTGGTGATTACCTTGCAGGAGGTGCTGGAAATGGATATGCTGTAGATGTTGGGCTTACTTACCAATTTTCTGATAAATTACTTTTTGAATTCGCTGCCACTAATATTGGACAAATATTTTGGACTAACGGTAGAAGGAATTATGAAATTGGTGCTCAAGATTATAATTCTTATACAATCGTTGGAGCATCTCCACAACAAATAATAAATCAAGAAATTGACAATACTCAATACGATTCTTTAGTTGCATTATTTGATTATCAATTAACTGAAGATGGAAATTTGGATAGCTATACTACTTACTTACCTACTTATGTAAATCTAGCTTCGAGTTACGATTTTGGTCATAAATTTATTATAGGTGCTACATTAGGCTTTAGTTATTATGATAGTTACTTCAACCCGAGAGTCTCTGTAAGTATGAATAAAAGGTTTGCCGATTTCTTAGGTATTGGATTGAATTACACAGCCGATAAAAGTGGGATTTCCAGATTAGGTGCAGCAGTATCTGTAGGATTCCCCGGTATAAAAGTATATGCCGTGTCTGATGATATTGTTTATAATATATCTAATTGGCAAAACTCTCAATCACTCGGTATAAGAGTTGGAGTTAACCTTAATTTCGGGTACGTAAAAAAGAACTACATCAATAAAAAAGAAACAAGAGCCAGCCAGTTAATGGATCCAGATTGA
- a CDS encoding glycosyltransferase family 9 protein, which produces MKKFLVIQTAFIGDVIMATAVVEKLIKFYPEAEIDFVVRNGNEGLLRNNPYINEVIIWNKKQNKNKNLFKVAMEIRRRKYDRVINLQRYFSTGLMTFLSAAKSTAGFDKNPLSGFFSIKKPHVVGLGREQENHEVARYISLIEDITDNKFVKPKLYPREIDYDKAKFDGDYVTVAPSSVWYTKQFHKDKWVELINKIPENITVILIGGPGDFSVCDEIIDKVKRGNLCNWAGKLSFLQSAALMKGGIMNFVNDSAPQHMASAVNAPQTAIFCSTIPEFGFGPLSTNSKIVEVKEKLDCRPCGIHGHKSCPKKHFKCSMDIDVEDLLLDEWK; this is translated from the coding sequence ATGAAAAAATTTTTAGTCATACAAACAGCTTTCATTGGTGATGTGATCATGGCAACCGCTGTTGTAGAGAAATTAATAAAATTTTATCCTGAAGCGGAAATTGATTTTGTAGTCCGTAATGGAAATGAAGGGTTGTTAAGAAACAATCCGTATATAAATGAAGTTATAATCTGGAATAAGAAACAGAATAAAAATAAAAATTTATTTAAAGTTGCAATGGAAATCCGTCGTCGAAAATACGATAGGGTTATTAATTTGCAAAGATATTTCTCAACGGGTTTAATGACATTTTTATCTGCTGCAAAATCAACAGCAGGTTTTGATAAAAATCCTTTGAGTGGATTTTTTTCTATTAAAAAGCCTCATGTGGTTGGTTTAGGTAGAGAGCAGGAAAACCATGAAGTGGCAAGGTATATTTCACTAATTGAAGATATCACAGATAATAAATTTGTTAAGCCAAAATTATATCCTAGAGAAATTGATTACGATAAAGCTAAATTTGACGGTGATTATGTAACTGTAGCACCTAGTTCTGTTTGGTATACAAAGCAATTTCATAAGGATAAATGGGTGGAGTTAATCAATAAAATTCCTGAAAATATTACAGTTATTTTAATTGGTGGACCTGGTGATTTTTCTGTTTGTGATGAGATCATAGACAAAGTTAAGAGAGGGAATTTATGTAATTGGGCAGGGAAACTTTCTTTTTTACAATCTGCAGCTTTAATGAAAGGGGGGATTATGAATTTTGTAAATGATTCTGCTCCACAACATATGGCAAGTGCAGTTAATGCACCTCAGACTGCAATTTTCTGTTCTACTATTCCTGAATTTGGTTTTGGACCTTTATCTACAAATTCGAAAATTGTAGAGGTAAAAGAAAAATTAGATTGTAGACCTTGTGGAATTCATGGTCATAAAAGTTGCCCTAAAAAACACTTTAAGTGTTCTATGGATATAGATGTCGAAGATTTGCTCTTAGACGAATGGAAGTAA
- a CDS encoding DUF3137 domain-containing protein: MKSFEEFKAFFKENIKPQLEDLEAKRFQMHNKRLQFGGLTFLMIFIAWILVYLNQIHDYGLYFMCIFAPFASHLYFKNNFLDETIEEEYKELVVREMIRFMDPSLHYEPEDFIPINEWIRSGVDPLIPDIYTGDDLITGSIDGINITVSEVEVAKQLPPKNKWYLNKKKQEEAKTETIFHGFFMIVELKEPPASDVYIFEDDIQKHWGHLGRLIEEKDERYGTYVPIKHPKYREIFKVYAENRAAAESSLKDDFIEKLYKIKKHFKAKVNCVVKNDKMYVFLDIRKELFKVDTTHSLTRSFILKSLYNDLYMILTVTHTLNKPVPKVSTATQVENNFGQHTTTIEDTAPVEGEFYDDDESAEGLATNHFEINEEEASDNYDDDFDDEEEERFDIKGNSSASQEQLFGVEEKNDFQHFDFENDDDDDYYDDDDKE; the protein is encoded by the coding sequence ATGAAATCTTTCGAAGAATTTAAAGCCTTTTTTAAAGAGAATATTAAACCGCAGTTAGAAGATCTTGAAGCAAAACGTTTCCAGATGCATAACAAACGACTACAATTTGGCGGACTAACATTCCTTATGATTTTTATAGCATGGATACTTGTCTATTTAAATCAAATACATGATTACGGGTTGTATTTTATGTGCATATTCGCTCCTTTTGCTTCTCACCTTTATTTTAAAAACAATTTTCTTGATGAGACAATTGAAGAAGAATACAAGGAACTAGTAGTTCGAGAAATGATCCGATTTATGGACCCTTCTCTTCATTATGAACCCGAAGATTTTATCCCAATAAATGAATGGATAAGAAGTGGCGTAGATCCTCTTATTCCTGATATATATACAGGAGATGACCTTATTACAGGAAGCATAGATGGAATTAATATCACTGTTTCTGAGGTTGAAGTTGCAAAACAATTACCTCCAAAAAACAAATGGTATCTAAATAAAAAAAAGCAAGAAGAAGCAAAAACCGAAACTATTTTCCATGGCTTCTTTATGATTGTAGAGCTAAAAGAACCTCCAGCATCTGATGTATATATTTTTGAAGATGATATCCAGAAACATTGGGGTCATTTAGGACGGTTAATTGAAGAAAAAGATGAACGTTATGGGACTTATGTACCAATAAAACACCCTAAATACAGAGAAATATTTAAAGTATACGCAGAAAATAGAGCCGCTGCTGAAAGTAGTCTAAAGGATGATTTTATTGAGAAGTTATACAAGATTAAAAAACACTTTAAGGCAAAGGTGAATTGTGTTGTTAAAAATGATAAGATGTATGTATTTCTAGATATTAGAAAAGAACTCTTTAAGGTAGACACTACACATTCGCTCACAAGGTCATTTATTTTAAAATCGTTGTATAACGATTTGTATATGATTTTAACGGTAACACATACTTTAAATAAGCCTGTCCCAAAAGTATCTACAGCCACTCAAGTAGAAAATAATTTTGGACAGCATACAACTACAATAGAAGATACAGCTCCAGTAGAGGGTGAGTTTTATGATGATGACGAAAGTGCTGAAGGTTTAGCTACAAATCATTTTGAAATTAATGAGGAAGAAGCTTCTGACAATTATGATGATGACTTTGATGATGAGGAAGAAGAAAGGTTTGATATTAAAGGAAATTCATCTGCCTCTCAAGAACAATTGTTTGGTGTAGAAGAAAAGAATGATTTTCAGCATTTTGACTTCGAAAATGATGACGATGATGATTATTATGACGATGACGATAAGGAATAA
- a CDS encoding nucleoside permease — translation MSLKLRLTIMNFLQFFIWGAWLITIGSYWFQNKGWSGTEFGAIFSTMGIASIFMPAITGIIADRYINAERLLGIFHIMGAGILFYIPEVQTPHMFFVVMLINMIFYMPTISLSITVAYSALKKEGLDIVKVYPPIRVWGTIGFIAAMWVVSLLGFEKSAMQFYVSAIASLCLGIYSFSLPKCDVNKQPKNQTLASALGLDAFKLFKERKMALFFIFSMLLGAALQLTNAYGDTFLHDFAKIDKYKDLLSVKYPAIIMSISQVSETLFILAIPFFLKKFGIKKVMLISMFAWVLRFGLFAIGNPAEGLPWIIISCIVYGMAFDFFNISGSLYVESQCDEKIRASGQGLFMMMTNGFGAVLGSSISGWMIDAFFTTNGDIQWPSVWTSFAIYSLVVALLFAVLFKHKHSPKDIESFSH, via the coding sequence ATGAGCTTAAAACTGCGTTTAACAATAATGAACTTTTTACAGTTCTTTATATGGGGAGCATGGTTAATTACCATTGGTAGCTACTGGTTTCAAAACAAAGGCTGGTCGGGTACTGAGTTTGGTGCTATCTTTTCTACAATGGGAATTGCATCTATTTTTATGCCTGCTATTACAGGTATTATCGCAGATAGATATATCAATGCAGAAAGACTACTAGGTATTTTCCACATTATGGGTGCCGGAATATTATTCTACATTCCGGAGGTTCAGACACCTCATATGTTTTTTGTTGTCATGTTAATTAACATGATCTTCTATATGCCCACAATTTCACTTTCTATTACTGTTGCTTATTCAGCATTAAAAAAAGAAGGCTTAGATATTGTTAAAGTTTACCCTCCTATTAGAGTATGGGGAACAATAGGCTTTATTGCTGCAATGTGGGTAGTAAGTTTATTAGGTTTTGAAAAGTCTGCAATGCAATTTTATGTTTCTGCTATTGCCTCTTTGTGCCTAGGTATTTATTCTTTCTCATTACCTAAATGTGATGTAAATAAACAGCCTAAAAATCAAACCTTAGCAAGTGCACTTGGTCTAGATGCTTTCAAACTCTTTAAAGAGAGAAAGATGGCTCTATTCTTCATTTTCTCTATGCTATTAGGGGCTGCATTACAATTAACTAATGCTTACGGAGACACTTTCCTACATGATTTTGCAAAAATAGATAAATATAAAGATTTACTTTCTGTAAAATATCCAGCAATTATAATGTCTATTTCTCAAGTTTCTGAGACATTATTTATCTTGGCTATTCCATTTTTCTTAAAGAAATTTGGCATTAAAAAAGTAATGCTGATAAGTATGTTTGCTTGGGTTTTACGCTTTGGCTTATTTGCTATTGGTAATCCGGCAGAAGGACTTCCTTGGATAATCATTTCTTGTATTGTTTACGGAATGGCATTTGATTTCTTTAATATTTCGGGATCACTTTATGTTGAATCTCAATGTGATGAAAAAATAAGAGCTTCTGGTCAAGGGTTATTCATGATGATGACAAACGGTTTTGGAGCTGTATTAGGTAGTTCTATTAGTGGATGGATGATTGATGCATTCTTTACCACTAATGGCGATATTCAATGGCCTAGTGTTTGGACAAGTTTTGCTATCTATTCATTAGTAGTTGCATTACTTTTTGCTGTCTTGTTTAAACACAAGCATAGTCCAAAAGACATTGAAAGTTTTAGTCATTAA
- a CDS encoding DUF1338 domain-containing protein, with protein MENIVEKLWDEYVKVTPSAAKIQSIFEKKGESISNDHIAIRTFNNPLVNVETLSAPFTSIGYEKKGEYIFEAKKLKASHYEHMYNKDAPKIFISELRLELCSEFIQDVADSIIATSDLTSTSPANLLLSGRTWGQPSHKIYEKLLKESEYAAWMYVFGFRANHFTIYCNKLKNFTTLESVNEFLKEHKFKMNTSGGEIKGSKEQCLEQSSILADKVTIKFQEGDFEIPSCYYEFAMRYPQKDGQLFEGFVASSADKIFESTDVTSTK; from the coding sequence ATGGAAAATATTGTAGAGAAGCTTTGGGACGAGTACGTTAAAGTCACTCCCTCTGCTGCTAAAATTCAATCAATTTTTGAAAAGAAAGGCGAATCTATCTCTAATGATCACATCGCCATTCGTACGTTTAACAACCCACTTGTAAACGTAGAAACCTTATCAGCTCCTTTTACTAGTATTGGATACGAGAAAAAAGGAGAATACATATTTGAAGCTAAAAAGTTAAAGGCTTCTCATTACGAGCATATGTATAATAAGGATGCCCCGAAAATATTTATTAGCGAACTACGTTTAGAATTATGTAGTGAGTTTATTCAAGATGTAGCAGATTCAATTATTGCAACATCTGATTTAACATCAACATCACCCGCTAATTTATTACTTAGTGGACGTACTTGGGGACAACCATCACATAAAATTTACGAAAAGCTTTTAAAAGAATCTGAATATGCCGCTTGGATGTATGTTTTTGGTTTTAGAGCTAATCATTTCACAATCTATTGTAATAAGCTTAAAAACTTTACCACGCTAGAAAGTGTAAATGAATTCTTGAAAGAGCATAAATTTAAGATGAATACTTCTGGAGGTGAAATCAAAGGAAGCAAGGAACAATGCTTGGAACAGTCGAGTATTTTGGCTGACAAAGTAACAATAAAATTCCAAGAAGGTGATTTCGAAATTCCTTCTTGCTATTACGAGTTTGCAATGAGGTATCCACAAAAAGACGGACAACTATTTGAAGGGTTCGTTGCCTCATCAGCAGATAAAATTTTCGAAAGCACAGACGTAACATCAACAAAATAA